The Helicobacter pylori genome includes a window with the following:
- a CDS encoding tetratricopeptide repeat protein produces the protein MAEPTPEELFNLGMLSYDKQDFSKARKYFEKACELNYAKGCGNLGWLYANGEGVEKNLKKAAQYFSKACDLKDGKGCFNLGRLYYYGEGVEKDFKKALALFEKACDLNNRGVWCFRDVVWIWSRGRKKLNKSRSILL, from the coding sequence ATGGCAGAGCCAACCCCTGAAGAGCTTTTCAATTTGGGTATGCTGAGTTATGACAAGCAAGATTTTTCTAAAGCTAGGAAGTATTTTGAAAAAGCGTGTGAGTTAAACTATGCTAAGGGGTGTGGTAATTTAGGGTGGCTATATGCAAATGGAGAAGGGGTGGAAAAAAACTTGAAAAAAGCCGCTCAATACTTCTCTAAAGCATGCGATTTGAAAGATGGTAAGGGGTGTTTTAATTTAGGGAGACTATATTATTATGGAGAAGGAGTGGAAAAAGACTTTAAAAAAGCTCTTGCTCTGTTTGAAAAAGCATGCGATTTGAATAATAGGGGGGTGTGGTGCTTTAGGGATGTTGTATGGATATGGTCAAGGGGTAGAAAAAAACTTAATAAAAGCCGCTCAATTTTACTCTAA
- the dprA gene encoding DNA-processing protein DprA: protein MKSNFQYSALENIPKAFDILKDPPKKLYCAGDIKLLDAPLKVAIIGTRRPTPYSKQHTITLARELAKNGAVIVSGGALGVDIIAQENALPKTIMLSPCSLDFVYPTNNHKVIQEIAQNGLILSEYEKDFMPVKGSFLARNRLVIALSDAVIIPQADLQSGSMSSARLAQKYQKPLFVLPQRLNESDGTNELLEKGQAQGIFNIQNFINTLLKDHHLKEMPEIKDEFLEYCAKNPSYEEAYLKFGDKLLEYELLGKIKRINHIVVLA from the coding sequence ATGAAAAGCAACTTCCAATACAGTGCGCTAGAGAATATCCCTAAAGCCTTTGACATTCTCAAAGATCCCCCTAAAAAGCTCTATTGTGCGGGCGATATAAAGCTTTTAGATGCACCTTTAAAAGTGGCTATCATCGGCACAAGAAGACCCACCCCTTATAGCAAGCAACACACCATCACTCTAGCCAGAGAGCTTGCTAAAAATGGCGCGGTTATTGTGAGCGGAGGAGCGTTAGGCGTGGATATTATCGCTCAAGAAAACGCCTTACCAAAAACGATCATGCTTTCGCCTTGCAGTTTGGATTTTGTCTATCCCACGAACAACCATAAAGTGATCCAAGAAATCGCGCAAAACGGCTTGATTTTAAGCGAATATGAAAAGGATTTTATGCCCGTTAAAGGCTCTTTTTTAGCGAGAAACCGCCTGGTGATCGCTTTAAGCGATGCGGTAATTATCCCCCAAGCGGATTTACAAAGCGGCTCTATGAGCAGTGCGAGATTAGCCCAAAAGTATCAAAAACCCTTATTTGTTTTGCCTCAGCGCCTGAATGAGAGCGATGGCACTAATGAGCTTTTAGAAAAAGGGCAGGCTCAAGGGATATTTAATATTCAAAATTTTATAAACACCCTTTTAAAAGACCACCATTTAAAAGAAATGCCTGAAATCAAAGACGAATTTTTGGAATATTGCGCCAAAAACCCAAGCTATGAAGAGGCGTATCTCAAATTTGGGGACAAGCTTTTAGAATACGAGCTGTTGGGTAAGATTAAACGCATCAATCATATCGTGGTGTTAGCGTGA
- the pseH gene encoding UDP-4-amino-4,6-dideoxy-N-acetyl-beta-L-altrosamine N-acetyltransferase, with protein sequence MKKNYSYGNTQAIDFTHLNDEEKLLVLEFRNHPNTALWMYSAFISLKTHLQFIEDLKNSPNHRYFLFKEEGVYLGVGSITKINFFHKHGYLGIYKNPFLKNRGETILKALERIAFEELQLNSLHLEVMENNFKAIAFYEKNHYELEGRLKGFIFKEKEFIDVLLYYKDKKGYSDQFSLKS encoded by the coding sequence TTGAAAAAAAATTATTCTTATGGAAATACCCAAGCGATTGATTTTACCCATTTAAACGATGAAGAAAAGCTGTTGGTTTTAGAATTTCGCAACCACCCAAACACGGCCTTATGGATGTATAGCGCTTTTATTTCTTTAAAAACGCATTTGCAATTCATAGAAGATTTAAAAAACTCGCCCAACCACCGCTATTTTTTGTTTAAAGAAGAGGGCGTTTATTTAGGGGTTGGCTCTATCACTAAAATCAATTTTTTTCATAAGCATGGGTATTTGGGGATTTATAAAAACCCTTTTTTGAAAAATAGGGGAGAAACTATTTTAAAAGCTTTAGAACGCATCGCTTTTGAAGAACTCCAATTAAATTCTTTACACTTAGAAGTGATGGAAAACAATTTCAAAGCGATCGCTTTTTATGAAAAGAACCATTATGAGTTAGAGGGGCGTTTGAAAGGCTTTATCTTTAAAGAAAAGGAATTTATAGACGTTCTTTTGTATTACAAGGATAAGAAAGGATATAGTGATCAATTCTCTCTAAAATCTTAG
- the minE gene encoding cell division topological specificity factor MinE, with protein sequence MSLFDFFKNKGSAATATDRLKLILAKERTLNLPYMEEMRKEIIAVIQKYTKSSDIHFKTLDGNQSVETIEVEIILPK encoded by the coding sequence ATGAGTTTGTTTGATTTTTTTAAAAACAAAGGGAGCGCGGCTACCGCAACAGACCGATTGAAATTGATTCTAGCCAAAGAGCGCACCTTAAATTTACCCTACATGGAAGAGATGCGTAAAGAAATCATTGCCGTTATTCAAAAATACACTAAATCTTCAGACATCCATTTCAAAACCCTTGATGGCAATCAAAGCGTGGAAACGATTGAAGTGGAGATTATATTGCCTAAATAG
- the ruvX gene encoding Holliday junction resolvase RuvX, with protein sequence MILACDVGLKRIGIAALLNGVILPLEAILRHNRNQASRDLSNLLREKNIQVLVVGKPNESYADTNARIEHFIKLVDFKGEIVFINEDRSSIEAYDNLEHLGRKNKRLAIKDGRLDSLSACRILERYCQQVLKNH encoded by the coding sequence GTGATTTTGGCATGCGATGTGGGGTTAAAACGCATTGGGATTGCTGCGCTTTTAAACGGCGTTATTTTACCTTTAGAAGCGATTTTACGCCACAACAGGAATCAGGCCTCTAGGGATTTGAGCAATTTGTTGAGAGAAAAAAACATTCAGGTGCTGGTGGTGGGCAAGCCCAATGAAAGCTATGCGGACACGAACGCGCGCATTGAGCATTTTATCAAGCTTGTAGATTTTAAGGGCGAAATCGTTTTTATCAATGAAGACAGATCTAGCATAGAAGCTTATGATAATTTAGAGCATTTGGGTAGGAAAAACAAGCGGCTCGCTATCAAAGACGGCCGGTTAGACTCTTTGAGCGCTTGTAGGATTTTAGAGCGCTATTGCCAACAGGTTTTAAAAAATCATTAG
- the minD gene encoding septum site-determining protein MinD: protein MAIVVTITSGKGGVGKSTTTANLAIGLAESGKKVVAVDFDIGLRNLDMILGLENRIVYDVVDVMEKNCNLSQALITDKKTKNLSFLAASQSKDKNILDKEKVAILINALRADFDYILIDSPAGIESGFEHAILHADMALVVVTPEVSSLRDSDRVIGIIDAKSNRAKRGEEVHKHLIINRLKPELVANGEMISIEEVLKILCLPLIGIIPEDHHIISATNKGEPVIRTDCESAKAYQRITRRILGEEVEYVEFKAKRGFFGALKGIFS, encoded by the coding sequence ATGGCAATAGTAGTTACTATCACTTCAGGCAAGGGGGGCGTGGGTAAAAGCACCACCACGGCTAATTTAGCGATTGGCTTGGCTGAGAGCGGTAAAAAAGTCGTAGCGGTTGATTTTGACATAGGCCTTAGGAACTTGGATATGATTTTAGGCTTAGAAAATCGCATTGTTTATGATGTGGTGGATGTGATGGAAAAAAATTGCAACCTTTCGCAGGCTTTGATCACGGATAAAAAGACTAAAAACCTTTCTTTTTTAGCGGCCTCACAAAGCAAGGATAAAAATATTTTAGATAAGGAAAAAGTAGCGATTTTAATCAACGCTTTAAGGGCGGATTTTGACTATATTTTGATTGACTCACCGGCTGGGATTGAAAGCGGTTTTGAGCATGCGATTTTGCATGCGGACATGGCGTTAGTGGTGGTAACGCCGGAAGTGAGTTCCTTAAGGGATAGCGACAGAGTGATTGGCATTATTGACGCGAAGTCTAATCGGGCCAAAAGGGGCGAAGAAGTGCATAAGCATTTGATAATCAATCGCTTAAAACCTGAGTTAGTGGCAAATGGCGAGATGATTTCCATAGAAGAAGTGCTTAAGATTTTATGCCTGCCTTTAATTGGGATCATTCCAGAAGATCACCATATTATTTCAGCGACCAATAAGGGCGAGCCGGTGATTCGCACGGATTGCGAGAGTGCGAAGGCTTACCAACGCATCACCAGAAGGATTTTAGGCGAAGAAGTGGAATACGTGGAATTTAAGGCTAAAAGAGGCTTTTTTGGGGCGTTAAAAGGGATATTTTCATGA
- a CDS encoding RluA family pseudouridine synthase, giving the protein MPFVEEEFEILKPTKALFLVRDVLKCSLKEAQRHLDKQRLKQNQQVVRKSQMIQGVVRLIYFKPNEKQEKLVFEAKDFGVFDKPAQVYTHPKGYFYHESLLDCIQSHFGKNAHPAHRLDYETSGLVLAGKTLQSTKDLKALFMQKKVKKTYLVLAYGLVDKSIIIDKPILTPQNIQKDLRIRSQISPLGKPSITLVEPLSYNPFLDISLLKITPLTGRTHQIRLHLSSINHRIVGEGLYGVADENAREYLQLKRENNAPTLMLHAASLEFEFKGAIYKIASPMPERFMPFLKDLPLFY; this is encoded by the coding sequence GTGCCTTTTGTTGAAGAAGAATTTGAAATTTTAAAACCCACCAAAGCCTTGTTTTTGGTGCGCGATGTTTTAAAATGCTCTTTAAAAGAAGCCCAACGGCACCTTGACAAACAACGCTTAAAACAAAACCAACAAGTCGTGCGTAAATCTCAAATGATTCAAGGGGTCGTTCGCTTGATTTATTTCAAGCCTAATGAAAAACAAGAAAAGCTTGTTTTTGAGGCTAAGGATTTTGGCGTATTTGACAAACCCGCTCAAGTCTATACCCACCCTAAAGGCTATTTTTACCATGAAAGCTTATTAGATTGTATCCAATCTCATTTTGGCAAAAACGCCCACCCAGCCCACAGATTGGACTATGAAACGAGCGGGTTGGTTTTAGCGGGTAAAACCTTACAAAGCACCAAAGATTTAAAAGCGCTTTTCATGCAAAAAAAAGTGAAAAAAACTTATTTAGTGCTAGCGTATGGGTTGGTGGATAAAAGTATCATCATAGACAAACCCATTCTAACGCCACAAAACATTCAAAAAGATTTGCGCATTCGATCTCAAATTTCTCCTTTAGGCAAGCCTTCAATTACCCTTGTTGAGCCTTTAAGCTATAATCCTTTTTTGGATATAAGCTTGCTTAAAATAACCCCACTCACCGGGCGCACGCACCAGATCCGCTTGCATTTAAGCAGTATAAATCATAGGATCGTTGGCGAGGGGCTTTATGGGGTGGCAGATGAAAACGCCAGAGAATACCTTCAATTGAAGCGTGAAAATAACGCCCCAACCCTCATGCTCCATGCCGCTAGTTTAGAGTTTGAATTTAAAGGGGCGATCTACAAAATCGCTTCCCCAATGCCTGAACGCTTCATGCCGTTTTTAAAAGATCTACCGCTCTTTTACTGA
- the pyrG gene encoding glutamine hydrolyzing CTP synthase yields the protein MDRAKFIFVTGGVLSSLGKGISSSSIATLLQHCNYQVSILKIDPYINIDPGTMSPLEHGEVFVTSDGAETDLDIGHYERFLNRNLTRLNNFTTGQIFSSVIENERKGEYLGKTIQIVPHVTDEIKRRIKSAAKGLDFLIVEVGGTVGDMEGMFYLEAIRQLKLELGNEKVINVHVTLIPYIQTTNELKTKPTQHSVQELRRLGVTPQIILARSPKPLDKELKNKIALSCDVEQDSVIVATDTKSIYACPILFLQEGILTPIARRFNLNKLHPKMAAWNTLVEKIIAPKHKVKIGFVGKYLSLKESYKSLIEALIHAGAHLDAQVNIEWLDSENFNEKTDLEGVDAILVPGGFGERGIEGKICAIQRARLEKLPFLGICLGMQLAIVEFCRNVLGLKGANSTEFNQRCEYPVVYLIEDFIDQNHQKQVRTYNSPLGGTMRLGEYECEIMPNSLLEKAYKKPSIKERHRHRYEINPKYRQEWENRGLKVVGFGANHLIEAIELEDHPFFVGVQFHPEFTSRLQSPNPIILDFIKSALHKS from the coding sequence ATGGATAGAGCCAAATTTATTTTCGTTACAGGGGGCGTGTTAAGCTCTCTAGGGAAAGGGATTTCATCTTCTTCAATCGCTACGCTTTTGCAGCATTGCAATTACCAGGTTTCTATTTTGAAGATCGATCCTTATATTAATATTGATCCAGGCACCATGAGCCCTTTAGAGCATGGGGAAGTGTTTGTTACTAGCGATGGCGCTGAAACGGATTTAGACATCGGGCATTATGAACGCTTTTTGAACAGGAATTTAACGAGATTGAATAATTTCACTACCGGGCAGATTTTTTCAAGCGTGATAGAAAATGAAAGGAAAGGGGAGTATTTAGGCAAGACCATTCAAATCGTCCCCCATGTAACCGATGAAATCAAAAGGCGCATTAAAAGTGCGGCTAAAGGGTTGGATTTTTTAATCGTGGAAGTGGGCGGAACCGTGGGCGATATGGAGGGCATGTTTTATTTGGAAGCGATCCGCCAGCTTAAATTGGAATTAGGGAATGAAAAAGTCATCAATGTGCATGTAACCTTGATCCCCTATATCCAAACCACTAACGAACTAAAAACCAAACCAACGCAACACTCCGTCCAAGAATTACGGCGTCTTGGCGTAACCCCTCAAATCATTTTAGCGCGATCGCCTAAGCCTTTGGACAAAGAATTGAAAAATAAAATCGCTTTGAGTTGCGATGTGGAGCAAGACAGCGTGATTGTCGCCACAGACACTAAAAGCATTTACGCATGCCCTATTCTTTTCTTGCAAGAAGGCATTTTAACCCCCATTGCCAGACGCTTTAATTTGAATAAACTACACCCCAAAATGGCAGCTTGGAACACTTTAGTAGAAAAGATTATCGCTCCTAAACACAAAGTCAAAATTGGTTTTGTGGGCAAGTATTTAAGCTTAAAAGAATCTTATAAATCCTTGATTGAAGCCTTAATCCATGCGGGCGCGCATCTGGATGCGCAAGTCAATATTGAATGGCTGGATAGCGAGAATTTTAACGAAAAGACGGATTTAGAGGGCGTTGATGCGATTTTAGTGCCTGGGGGCTTTGGAGAAAGGGGGATTGAGGGCAAAATTTGCGCTATTCAAAGGGCTAGGCTAGAAAAACTCCCCTTTTTAGGGATTTGTTTGGGCATGCAATTAGCGATCGTTGAATTTTGCCGCAATGTTTTGGGTTTAAAAGGGGCTAACTCTACGGAATTTAACCAACGCTGCGAATACCCTGTGGTGTATTTGATTGAAGATTTTATCGATCAAAACCACCAAAAACAGGTGCGCACCTACAATTCGCCTTTAGGAGGCACCATGCGATTAGGGGAATATGAATGCGAAATCATGCCAAATAGCCTGTTAGAAAAAGCTTATAAAAAGCCTAGCATTAAAGAAAGGCACCGCCATCGTTATGAAATCAACCCCAAATACCGCCAGGAATGGGAAAATAGGGGCTTGAAAGTGGTGGGTTTTGGAGCGAATCATTTGATTGAAGCGATTGAGTTAGAAGATCACCCGTTCTTTGTGGGGGTGCAATTCCACCCGGAATTCACCTCCAGGTTGCAAAGCCCTAACCCTATTATTTTGGATTTCATTAAGAGCGCTCTTCATAAATCCTAA
- the recJ gene encoding single-stranded-DNA-specific exonuclease RecJ: protein MKQKLKAQIKERVASIAYNEKGFPSPFLFKDLKKAALKIIEAMRANTEILVVGDYDADGVISSTIMAKFFESLNYKHVRIVIPNRFIDGYGISKKFLEKHHAPLIITVDNGISAFETARFCKEKNYTLIITDHHCLHHDEVPDAYAVINPKQPDCDFIQKEVCGALVAFYLCYGIHQLLGKEKSHSSELLCLAGVATIADMMPLTFFNRFLVSKALYFLQKESLGAMGFLRQREVFRKRSLKASDISFNIAPLINSAGRMQDAKMALDFLSANNFQDGYSLYERLKACNLKRKMIQQQVFEEAFKHAMVGEKIIIAFKDNWHEGVLGIVASKLVEATQKPSLVFTFKEGVYKGSARSSPNIDLIDALNGVSSLLLGYGGHRQACGLSVGKNNIVSLFETLENFDFKVLPFYEKEPPLTLKLKDIDRELLEIIEAGEPYGQENPEPLFQAKNLEVIEEKIIKESHQVLRFKDKECVKEAIYFNAERFLKAGEKVSVLFSVELDECSNEPKMFVKSLL from the coding sequence ATGAAACAAAAGCTTAAAGCTCAAATCAAAGAGCGAGTGGCTTCTATCGCTTATAATGAAAAAGGGTTTCCTAGCCCCTTTTTATTTAAAGACTTGAAAAAAGCCGCACTCAAAATCATAGAAGCCATGCGCGCAAACACAGAAATTTTAGTGGTGGGCGATTATGACGCTGACGGCGTGATTAGCTCTACTATCATGGCAAAATTCTTTGAAAGCCTGAATTATAAGCATGTTCGCATTGTGATCCCTAATCGCTTCATTGATGGCTATGGGATTTCTAAAAAATTTTTAGAAAAACACCACGCCCCTTTAATCATCACGGTGGATAATGGGATTAGCGCCTTTGAAACCGCACGATTTTGTAAAGAAAAAAACTACACCCTTATCATTACGGATCATCATTGCTTACACCATGATGAAGTCCCAGACGCTTATGCGGTGATCAACCCCAAGCAACCGGATTGTGATTTTATCCAAAAGGAAGTGTGTGGGGCGTTGGTAGCGTTTTATTTGTGCTATGGTATCCACCAGCTTCTAGGAAAAGAAAAGAGCCATTCTAGTGAGTTATTATGCTTAGCGGGCGTGGCGACTATTGCTGACATGATGCCTTTGACTTTTTTTAACCGCTTTTTAGTTTCTAAAGCCTTGTATTTTTTGCAAAAAGAATCCTTAGGGGCGATGGGGTTTTTGCGCCAAAGAGAAGTTTTTAGAAAACGCTCTTTAAAAGCGAGCGATATTTCTTTTAATATCGCCCCTTTAATCAACTCCGCAGGGCGCATGCAAGATGCGAAAATGGCTTTAGATTTTTTAAGCGCGAATAATTTTCAAGATGGCTATTCTTTGTATGAACGCTTGAAAGCATGCAATTTGAAGCGCAAAATGATCCAACAGCAGGTTTTTGAAGAAGCCTTTAAGCATGCGATGGTTGGAGAAAAAATCATCATCGCTTTTAAGGATAATTGGCATGAGGGCGTGCTTGGGATTGTGGCTTCAAAATTAGTGGAAGCCACTCAAAAGCCAAGCCTGGTTTTTACCTTTAAAGAAGGGGTGTATAAAGGGAGCGCTCGTAGCTCTCCAAATATTGATTTGATTGACGCTTTGAATGGGGTTTCTTCTTTGTTGCTCGGCTATGGGGGGCATAGGCAAGCTTGCGGGTTGAGCGTTGGAAAAAACAATATCGTCTCGCTCTTTGAAACTTTAGAAAATTTTGATTTTAAAGTCTTGCCTTTTTATGAAAAAGAACCCCCTTTAACGCTCAAATTAAAAGACATTGACAGAGAGCTTTTAGAGATTATAGAAGCGGGCGAACCTTATGGGCAAGAAAACCCTGAACCCCTATTCCAAGCAAAAAATTTAGAAGTCATAGAAGAAAAAATCATTAAAGAAAGCCACCAGGTTTTGCGTTTTAAGGATAAAGAATGCGTCAAAGAGGCTATTTATTTTAACGCTGAGCGGTTTTTGAAAGCGGGCGAAAAGGTGAGCGTGCTTTTTAGCGTGGAATTAGATGAGTGTTCTAATGAGCCTAAAATGTTTGTTAAAAGTTTGTTGTAG
- a CDS encoding NAD+ synthase: MQKDYQKLIAYLCDFLEKEVQKKGFKKVVYGLSGGLDSAVVGVLCQKVFKENAHALLMPSSVSMLESKTDALNLCEKFSIPYTEYSIAPYDKIFGSHFKDASLTRKGNFCARLRMAFLYDYSLKSDSLVIGTSNKSERMLGYGTLFGDLACAINPIGELFKTEVYELACHLNIPKKILNKPPSADLFVGQSDEQDLGYPYSVIDPLLKDIEALFKNKPIDAEALTQLGYDEILVKNITSRIQKNAFKLELPAIAKRFNPK; the protein is encoded by the coding sequence ATGCAAAAAGATTACCAAAAACTCATCGCTTATTTATGCGATTTTTTAGAAAAAGAAGTTCAAAAAAAAGGCTTTAAAAAAGTCGTTTACGGGCTGAGTGGGGGGCTAGATAGCGCGGTCGTTGGGGTGCTGTGCCAAAAGGTTTTTAAAGAAAACGCTCATGCCCTTTTAATGCCCTCTTCAGTCTCTATGCTAGAAAGTAAAACAGACGCCCTAAATTTGTGCGAAAAATTTTCTATCCCTTATACAGAATATTCTATCGCTCCCTATGATAAAATTTTTGGCTCTCATTTTAAAGATGCAAGCCTTACTAGAAAGGGGAATTTTTGCGCAAGATTGCGCATGGCTTTTTTATACGACTATTCTTTAAAAAGCGATTCTTTAGTCATTGGCACGAGCAATAAAAGCGAAAGAATGCTAGGCTATGGCACTTTATTTGGGGATTTGGCGTGCGCGATTAACCCGATTGGGGAATTATTTAAAACCGAAGTTTATGAACTCGCTTGCCATTTAAATATCCCTAAAAAGATTTTAAATAAGCCCCCTAGCGCGGATTTATTTGTAGGGCAAAGCGATGAACAAGATTTAGGCTATCCTTATAGCGTGATCGATCCTTTATTGAAGGATATTGAAGCGTTGTTCAAAAACAAGCCCATTGATGCAGAAGCGCTCACTCAATTAGGCTATGATGAAATTTTAGTAAAAAACATCACAAGCCGTATCCAAAAAAACGCTTTTAAATTGGAATTACCCGCCATCGCCAAACGATTTAACCCTAAATGA
- a CDS encoding tetraacyldisaccharide 4'-kinase: protein MKSDKPFLERYFYDPTLLQKGLIFALYPFSLIYQGIATLKRKTAKKHDFKIPIISIGNLIAGGSGKTPFILEIAPRYQEVAVVSRGYKRDSKGLVVVSIKGNILVSQKTAGDEAYLLALNLKQASVIVSEKRELGVLKALELGAKIVFLDDGFRFNFNQFNALLKPKVPPYYPFCLPSGLYRESIKSYKEAHLVITEDKDYQRITSISHPTKRMLLVTAIANPSRLDAFLPKEVVKKLYFRDHAPFDLKLLEKEFYQNNATSLLVTSKDLVKLQDCNLPLSVLDLKLEIDPKILERIDHYILSYPCNTKERL, encoded by the coding sequence ATGAAAAGCGATAAACCCTTTTTAGAGCGCTATTTTTATGATCCCACTCTTTTGCAAAAGGGGTTGATTTTTGCGCTCTATCCTTTTTCTTTGATCTATCAAGGCATCGCCACCCTTAAACGAAAAACCGCTAAAAAGCATGATTTTAAAATCCCCATTATCAGCATAGGCAATTTGATCGCTGGGGGAAGCGGTAAAACGCCCTTTATTTTAGAGATCGCTCCAAGATACCAAGAAGTGGCGGTTGTCTCTAGGGGGTATAAACGGGATTCTAAAGGCTTAGTGGTGGTGAGCATTAAGGGAAACATTTTAGTTTCTCAAAAAACAGCGGGCGATGAAGCCTATCTTTTAGCCTTAAATTTAAAACAAGCGAGCGTGATTGTGAGCGAAAAAAGAGAGCTGGGCGTTTTAAAAGCCCTTGAATTAGGGGCAAAGATCGTGTTTTTAGACGATGGTTTTAGGTTTAATTTCAACCAATTCAATGCGCTTTTAAAACCTAAAGTCCCCCCCTACTACCCCTTTTGTTTGCCTAGTGGGTTGTATAGAGAAAGCATTAAAAGCTATAAAGAAGCCCATTTGGTCATCACCGAAGATAAGGATTATCAAAGAATCACCTCTATTTCCCACCCCACCAAACGCATGCTTTTAGTAACGGCTATCGCTAATCCTAGCAGGCTTGATGCGTTTTTACCTAAAGAAGTGGTTAAAAAATTGTATTTTAGAGATCATGCCCCTTTTGATTTGAAGCTTTTAGAAAAAGAGTTTTATCAAAATAACGCCACTTCCTTATTGGTTACTTCAAAAGATCTCGTCAAATTACAAGATTGCAACTTGCCCTTAAGCGTTCTGGATTTAAAACTAGAAATTGATCCTAAGATTTTAGAGAGAATTGATCACTATATCCTTTCTTATCCTTGTAATACAAAAGAACGTCTATAA
- a CDS encoding glycoside hydrolase family protein, protein MIVDSEGFSPSIYTDKTGHPTIGYGYNVSVYSYGSKRITKAYGLLTDILK, encoded by the coding sequence TTGATAGTGGATTCAGAGGGGTTTTCGCCTTCCATTTATACCGACAAGACGGGGCATCCCACGATTGGCTATGGCTATAATGTGAGCGTTTATTCTTATGGGAGTAAGCGTATCACCAAAGCGTATGGGCTTTTAACTGACATATTAAAATAA
- the ilvC gene encoding ketol-acid reductoisomerase, whose amino-acid sequence MALPVYYDKDIDLGVIQSLQVGIIGYGAQGEAQALNLRDSKVKTRIGLYQGSLSASKAKAEGFEVLEVKELVQNTDVIMALLPDELHKEVLEKEVIPFLKEGQIVGFAHGFSVHFNQVVLPKGVGAILVAPKGPGSALREEYLKNRGLYHLIAIEQESSKNNAKAVALSYAKAMGGGRMGVLETSFKEECESDLFGEQAVLCGGLEAIVRMGFETLIKAGYPEELAYFECVHEVKLVADLLHYKGVEGLRKHISNTAEFGAIKAREPMGNLLEKRMQKILKKIQNGTFAKDFLLEKSLNYPRLNTERKALKETKIEQIGEILRAPFNHKK is encoded by the coding sequence TTGGCATTACCCGTTTATTATGATAAAGACATTGATTTAGGCGTTATCCAATCCTTACAAGTGGGCATTATTGGCTATGGCGCACAAGGAGAAGCCCAAGCGCTCAATTTGAGGGACTCTAAAGTAAAAACGCGTATTGGCTTGTATCAAGGGAGTTTGAGCGCTTCAAAAGCAAAAGCAGAGGGCTTTGAGGTGCTAGAAGTCAAAGAGCTAGTCCAAAATACCGATGTGATCATGGCGTTACTTCCGGACGAATTGCATAAGGAAGTGTTAGAAAAAGAAGTGATCCCTTTTTTAAAAGAGGGGCAAATTGTGGGCTTTGCCCATGGTTTTAGCGTGCATTTCAATCAGGTTGTTCTTCCAAAAGGCGTGGGCGCGATTTTAGTCGCGCCAAAAGGGCCTGGGAGCGCTTTAAGAGAAGAATACCTTAAAAACAGGGGCTTATACCATTTGATCGCCATAGAGCAAGAAAGTTCAAAAAATAACGCTAAAGCGGTGGCTTTAAGCTACGCCAAAGCGATGGGCGGAGGGAGAATGGGGGTTTTAGAAACGAGCTTTAAAGAAGAATGCGAGAGCGATTTATTCGGCGAGCAAGCGGTTTTGTGTGGGGGGTTAGAAGCGATTGTAAGAATGGGGTTTGAAACTTTAATTAAGGCAGGATACCCTGAGGAATTAGCCTATTTTGAATGCGTGCATGAAGTGAAATTAGTGGCGGATTTATTGCATTATAAGGGGGTAGAGGGTTTAAGGAAGCACATTTCTAACACCGCTGAATTTGGGGCGATTAAAGCTAGAGAGCCTATGGGAAATCTGTTAGAAAAACGCATGCAAAAAATCTTAAAAAAGATTCAAAACGGCACATTCGCTAAGGATTTTTTACTAGAAAAGAGCTTGAATTACCCCAGGTTAAACACAGAGAGGAAAGCCCTTAAAGAGACTAAAATAGAACAAATTGGGGAAATTTTGCGCGCCCCATTCAATCATAAAAAATAA